The following DNA comes from Deinococcus misasensis DSM 22328.
ACGGAAAGCCACTCAGACTTTCCGTTCAAAAAGCAGCCAGAAAACTGTCCTTATTGCTGACGGCTGATGGCTCTTGGTGTTGGCATGGCCTGACAGTGACTTTGCGCTGACCCTGAAACTGTAACACCACTGTGCACCCCAGAGCCTATAGTGAAAGCATGACCACCACCATTGCACTGGTCACTGGAGGCACCAGTGGCATCGGACTGGGCATTGTTCGCAGGTTGCAGCAAGACGGCATGACCGTGGCCGCTCTGGATCTGGACACCGACAAAAACCGTCAGGTGGCCCAAGAAGCAGGTGTCCTGTTCATTCCGGCCAATCTGGCAGAGCGTGAAGCGTGCAAAAAAGCCATTGAGATGGTGTCCACCGAACTGGGCGGTCTGGACGTGTTAGTGAACAACGCCGGGTTTCAGCACATCAGCCCCATCAAGGACTTCCCCGAGGACACCTGGGACACCATGCTGCATGTGATGCTCACCGCTCCATTTCTGCTCTCCCGTTACGGCTGGGATTTGCTGGGAAGGTCCGGGCGTGGGCGCATCATCAACATTGCTTCGGTGCATGGACAGGTGGCAAGTCCCTTCAAAAGTGCTTACATCAGCGCCAAACATGGTTTGATTGGCTTCACCCGCACGGCAGCCCTCGAAGGGGCGGAAACCGGCATCACCGTGAATGCGATTTGTCCGGCTTACGTCA
Coding sequences within:
- a CDS encoding 3-hydroxybutyrate dehydrogenase; translated protein: MTTTIALVTGGTSGIGLGIVRRLQQDGMTVAALDLDTDKNRQVAQEAGVLFIPANLAEREACKKAIEMVSTELGGLDVLVNNAGFQHISPIKDFPEDTWDTMLHVMLTAPFLLSRYGWDLLGRSGRGRIINIASVHGQVASPFKSAYISAKHGLIGFTRTAALEGAETGITVNAICPAYVRTPLVDKQLADQARTRNLPIEEVVSRVMLEPAAIKHLLEPEDVAALVSYVASRAAWGMTGSVLNLDLGWTAR